The Xiphophorus hellerii strain 12219 chromosome 22, Xiphophorus_hellerii-4.1, whole genome shotgun sequence genome has a window encoding:
- the LOC116712951 gene encoding uncharacterized protein LOC116712951, translating to MALTAGLSLLTLLALQAAAQEPLYFEIGGNLELDPKSSEAIAAITWKHNGTIAAEYIKDAVPLEYLGDLKGRLKLDVTTGILTISNMEKSDDGEFTVEVNNRVLPVRFNVVGVRKLVTVEVILRPLTCESESHSCTLSCGIDFKDAEPVQYFWKKGEAGEWKEGEKTITIFSEEEKKLGFRTFTCKAKNKFSEKESGPLGNPFINKEPSGLSAAAVAGIVIGIFIPLIVAGGGFIYLKCIKKNEDSAPARQGDGGKANGDESRALNMPEPGKDANSEL from the exons atggctctgacggctggtCTCTCCCTCCTGACACTGCTGGCGCTGCAGGCCGCGGCTCAGGAGCCTTTATACTTTGAGATCGGCGGAAATCTGGAGCTCGACCCAAAGTCTTCTGAGGCCATCGCCGCCATCACATGGAAGCATAACGGGACCATTGCTGCTGAATACATTAAGGATGCGGTTCCTCTGGAATATCTGGGTGACTTAAAAGGCCGATTAAAACTGGACGTGACCACCGGAATACTGACCATCAGCAACATGGAAAAATCTGATGACGGGGAGTTCACGGTGGAGGTCAACAACAGAGTCCTTCCTGTCAGAT TTAACGTTGTGGGGGTCAGGAAGCTGGTAACTGTTGAAGTCATCTTGAGGCCTCTGACGTGCGAGAGCGAATCCCACAGCTGCACCCTATCATGTGGTATCGACTTTAAAGACGCTGAGCCCGTCCAGTACTTCTGGAAGAAAGGAGAAGCTGGAGAATGGAAGGAGGGTGAGAAGACAATCACAATTTTCAGCGAGGAGGAGAAGAAACTGGGCTTCAGAACCTTCACCTGCAAAGCGAAGAACAAATTCAGTGAGAAGGAGAGCGGCCCGTTAGGGAACCCCTTCATAAACAAGGAACCTTCAGGCCTCAGTGCAGCTGCGGTGGCTGGGATCgttattggtatttttattccacTAATTGTGGCCGGTGGTGGATTTATCTACTTGAAATGTATAAAGAAGAATGAGGATTCTGCACCAGCAAGACAAGGCGATGGAGGGAAAGCCAATGGGGACGAGAGTAGAGCTTTGAATATGCCAGAGCCTGGTAAAGACGCCAACTCAGAGTTATGA
- the LOC116712917 gene encoding solute carrier family 22 member 15-like isoform X1 — MDIETAFHTVGEFGPYQKRAVTVLVLAQVYMACQSMLIVLVGYTPEYRVEKQDGGSSGHRELQQHVIFTEDVDSIVTEWVLIRQQAYKVSLAGSLFFTGLLVGNVVFGPLSDRIGRRPVYLTGLFFEVMFGYLTALAPSYEVFAASRLLVGLMNGGIGLVCFVLTQEYVGKSYWAMTGTLTSMIFAVGIALFGALGYFVRPWRTLATVANSSGVLFFLLSVTLPESPRWLYSQGQTERAEEVLRYMAVRNGSNATNLVLQRVGAAKPGGPVSRRGGVLQLAVHPVLRLRTMVLMYVWYCCSLVYYGLTLGASATSGSRFVNVAMYGLVELPAYPLCIYFINKSWAGRRKSMSSFLFLAGSACLCTTLIPENSGSLLSITSLALLGKLMVSAAFNIAYVYTSELYPTVIRNAGLGVCSMSCRVGGILAPFVPSMRALHASMPFTVFCLSGLSAGCLGLLLPETLNRPAADTLEELSGPSGSRVLENKALLYEEEKLKSNHK, encoded by the exons ATGGATATAGAGACTGCTTTCCACACGGTTGGAGAGTTTGGGCCGTACCAGAAGCGGGCGGTCACCGTGCTGGTTCTGGCGCAG gtCTACATGGCCTGCCAGTCCATGCTGATCGTTCTGGTCGGATACACACCAGAGTATCGGGTCGAGAAGCAGGACGGTGGTTCGTCCGGCCACcgggagctgcagcagcacgTCATCTTCACGGAGGATGTGGACTCCATCGTCACGGAG TGGGTCCTCATCAGACAGCAGGCCTATAAGGTCAGCCTGGCCGGGTCGCTGTTCTTCACCGGGCTGCTGGTGGGGAATGTCGTCTTCGGGCCGCTCTCTGATCGGATCGGACGGAGGCCCGTCTACCTGACAG GTCTGTTCTTCGAGGTGATGTTCGGCTACCTCACCGCCCTGGCGCCCAGCTACGAGGTCTTCGCCGCCTCTCGGCTCCTGGTGGGGCTGATGAACGGCGGCATCGGTCTCGTCTGCTTCGTCCTCACCCAGGAGTACGTGGGGAAGTCCTACTGGGCCATGACCG GGACGCTGACCAGCATGATCTTCGCCGTCGGCATTGCTCTGTTCGGAGCGCTGGGCTACTTCGTCCGGCCCTGGAGGACTCTGGCCACGGTGGCCAACTCCTCCGGCGTCCTGTTCTTTCTGCTCTCTGT AACTCTTCCAGAATCTCCTCGCTGGCTTTATTCTCAGGGACAGACGGAGCGAGCCGAAGAG GTTCTGCGCTACATGGCGGTGAGGAACGGCAGCAACGCCACCAACCTGGTTCTGCAGCGGGTCGGCGCCGCCAAGCCCGGCGGCCCGGTGAGCAGGCGGGGCGGCGTCCTGCAGCTGGCGGTCCATCCGGTCCTGCGCCTCCGGACGATGGTGCTCATGTACGTGTG GTACTGCTGCAGTCTGGTGTATTACGGCCTCACCCTGGGAGCCAGCGCCACGTCGGGGAGTCGCTTCGTTAACGTGGCCATGTACGGCCTGGTGGAGCTGCCGGCCTATCCGCTCTGCATCTACTTCATCAATAAGAGCTG GGCCGGCAGGAGGAAGAGCATGTCCAGCTTCCTGTTCCTGGCCGGCTCCGCCTGCCTCTGCACCACGCTCATCCCAGAGAACTCAG GGTCTCTGCTGAGCATCACGTCTCTGGCTCTGCTGGGGAAGCTGATGGTCAGCGCTGCGTTCAACATCGCCTACGTTTACACCTCAGAGCTCTACCCGACTGTGATCAG GAACGCCGGGCTGGGAGTGTGTTCCATGTCCTGCCGAGTCGGAGGAATCCTGGCGCCGTTTGTTCCCTCCATG CGCGCGCTCCACGCCTCCATGCCCTTCACCGTGTTCTGCCTGAGCGGTTTGTCTGCAGGCTGCCTGGGCCTCCTGCTGCCCGAGACCCTGAACAGACCTGCAGCCGacactctggaggagctgagcgGCCCGAGCGGCAGCCGGGTTCTGGAGAACAAG GCTCTGCTGTACGAAGAGGAGAAACTGAAATCAAACCACAAGTGA
- the LOC116712917 gene encoding solute carrier family 22 member 15-like isoform X2, whose amino-acid sequence MDIETAFHTVGEFGPYQKRAVTVLVLAQVYMACQSMLIVLVGYTPEYRVEKQDGGSSGHRELQQHVIFTEDVDSIVTEWVLIRQQAYKVSLAGSLFFTGLLVGNVVFGPLSDRIGRRPVYLTGLFFEVMFGYLTALAPSYEVFAASRLLVGLMNGGIGLVCFVLTQEYVGKSYWAMTGTLTSMIFAVGIALFGALGYFVRPWRTLATVANSSGVLFFLLSVTLPESPRWLYSQGQTERAEEVLRYMAVRNGSNATNLVLQRVGAAKPGGPVSRRGGVLQLAVHPVLRLRTMVLMYVWYCCSLVYYGLTLGASATSGSRFVNVAMYGLVELPAYPLCIYFINKSWAGRRKSMSSFLFLAGSACLCTTLIPENSGSLLSITSLALLGKLMVSAAFNIAYVYTSELYPTVIRNAGLGVCSMSCRVGGILAPFVPSMVLL is encoded by the exons ATGGATATAGAGACTGCTTTCCACACGGTTGGAGAGTTTGGGCCGTACCAGAAGCGGGCGGTCACCGTGCTGGTTCTGGCGCAG gtCTACATGGCCTGCCAGTCCATGCTGATCGTTCTGGTCGGATACACACCAGAGTATCGGGTCGAGAAGCAGGACGGTGGTTCGTCCGGCCACcgggagctgcagcagcacgTCATCTTCACGGAGGATGTGGACTCCATCGTCACGGAG TGGGTCCTCATCAGACAGCAGGCCTATAAGGTCAGCCTGGCCGGGTCGCTGTTCTTCACCGGGCTGCTGGTGGGGAATGTCGTCTTCGGGCCGCTCTCTGATCGGATCGGACGGAGGCCCGTCTACCTGACAG GTCTGTTCTTCGAGGTGATGTTCGGCTACCTCACCGCCCTGGCGCCCAGCTACGAGGTCTTCGCCGCCTCTCGGCTCCTGGTGGGGCTGATGAACGGCGGCATCGGTCTCGTCTGCTTCGTCCTCACCCAGGAGTACGTGGGGAAGTCCTACTGGGCCATGACCG GGACGCTGACCAGCATGATCTTCGCCGTCGGCATTGCTCTGTTCGGAGCGCTGGGCTACTTCGTCCGGCCCTGGAGGACTCTGGCCACGGTGGCCAACTCCTCCGGCGTCCTGTTCTTTCTGCTCTCTGT AACTCTTCCAGAATCTCCTCGCTGGCTTTATTCTCAGGGACAGACGGAGCGAGCCGAAGAG GTTCTGCGCTACATGGCGGTGAGGAACGGCAGCAACGCCACCAACCTGGTTCTGCAGCGGGTCGGCGCCGCCAAGCCCGGCGGCCCGGTGAGCAGGCGGGGCGGCGTCCTGCAGCTGGCGGTCCATCCGGTCCTGCGCCTCCGGACGATGGTGCTCATGTACGTGTG GTACTGCTGCAGTCTGGTGTATTACGGCCTCACCCTGGGAGCCAGCGCCACGTCGGGGAGTCGCTTCGTTAACGTGGCCATGTACGGCCTGGTGGAGCTGCCGGCCTATCCGCTCTGCATCTACTTCATCAATAAGAGCTG GGCCGGCAGGAGGAAGAGCATGTCCAGCTTCCTGTTCCTGGCCGGCTCCGCCTGCCTCTGCACCACGCTCATCCCAGAGAACTCAG GGTCTCTGCTGAGCATCACGTCTCTGGCTCTGCTGGGGAAGCTGATGGTCAGCGCTGCGTTCAACATCGCCTACGTTTACACCTCAGAGCTCTACCCGACTGTGATCAG GAACGCCGGGCTGGGAGTGTGTTCCATGTCCTGCCGAGTCGGAGGAATCCTGGCGCCGTTTGTTCCCTCCATG GTGTTGCTGTAG
- the LOC116712957 gene encoding uncharacterized protein LOC116712957 — translation MEVQSAAMLLLLALQAAAQEVKYFEIGGNLNLDPKPSEAITSITWKHKGNIAVEYIKDAVPLEYLGDLKGRLKLNVTTGILTISNMEKSDDGEFTVEVNNRALPVRFNVVGVKSVPEPVLVLNNPTCYKNSDSCNLTCKGDIRDSGPVRYFWKLGEYGPWLEAEQDWIFAAMQKALVEKIICKIQNPISERESGPLQNLLFPPGCSFISEVLGVVMRSVALLVLSSIAVWFFWQNRNTMCRCRTKEDSQA, via the coding sequence ATGGAGGTTCAATCTGCTGctatgctgctgctgctggcgctgCAGGCCGCGGCTCAGGAGGTTAAATACTTTGAGATCGGCGGAAATCTGAATCTCGACCCAAAGCCTTCTGAGGCCATCACCTCCATCACATGGAAGCATAAGGGGAACATTGCTGTTGAATACATTAAGGATGCGGTTCCTCTGGAATATCTGGGTGACTTAAAAGGCCGATTAAAACTGAACGTGACCACCGGAATACTGACCATCAGCAACATGGAAAAATCTGATGACGGGGAGTTCACGGTGGAGGTCAACAACAGAGCCCTTCCTGTCAGATTTAACGTTGTGGGGGTCAAGTCTGTCCCTGAACCTGTACTGGTTCTGAATAATCCGACATGCTACAAGAACTCGGACTCGTGCAATTTGACCTGCAAGGGAGACATCAGAGACTCTGGACCAGTTCGGTACTTCTGGAAGCTGGGAGAATATGGACCCTGGTTGGAAGCAGAACAGGACTGGATATTCGCAGCGATGCAGAAGGCATTGGTTGAAAAGATCATCTGCAAAATTCAGAACCCGATCAGTGAGAGGGAGAGCGGACCTCTGCAGAATCTCCTCTTCCCTCCAGGTTGCAGCTTCATTTCTGAGGTTCTGGGTGTTGTGATGAGATCTGTGGCTCTCCTGGTTCTGTCCAGTATCGCTGTTTGGTTCTTTTGGCAGAACCGGAACACCATGTGTAGGTGCAGAACCAAAGAGGATAGCCAAGCTTAG